GGGCAGCTTCAATCCGGCTCTGTGTGCAGTTTCTTGAAGTAGATTTTTGTACACTCCCGTCTCATCCTACatagaaaatcaaaatacaTTTGAGAAATCGAATCAAAGCAAAGCAAAGCACAAAACTTTGGTGGTGGAAAGCTACGAGAACTCTGGCGGTAAGGGATTTGGAGGGGCCTCTGGCGGAGAGGGAGTTGAGGGCGACCTCGGCGGCGGCGTGCTCGGCCTGGCGGAGGGTGGTGGAGTAAGTGGGGCTCTCGAAAACTTCGCCGTTGAAATTGACGGAGGCTTTGAATCTGGGGGCGTGATCGGGGCCCTCTCTCACGCAGGCGTATGAAGGGAGATTGAAGCAGCTTCTTTGAGCTAATTCTTGCAGCTGGTTTTTGAAcatcttttatttttgaaaaaaaagggGAAGATTGTAATGGTGAAGCAATCAGAAGATTTGCATTGTGAAGAGATGATGGAGTTTCACTCACCTACTTCACTCTCTCTGTGTGTGTCTTTGTGGGGTAAAGATTTGAGGGGGCTTTTTGACTTACAGAGAAAAGGAGACAGAGGAAGCATAGAAGAAGGCAATTTTTAGCTGATTTGGGTATGTTTGGTTTTGGAAAACTTGAGTGCCTAAATATTACCAGCAGCAGCAGCACTTTCTTTTAAATGCGCTgttattttcacttttcacttttGGCTAATTCATGTATtagcaaaaaaaatttaaaacgaTTTTGCTGGCCTAGATAATAACTGTATACACCTATCTCATAAATTAAAAGTGTTATATATATTACGAAATACATTATCAGAAACGGTTCTATGGTGTAGTGCTTAGCACTCTGGACTTTGAATCCAGTGACCTCGGTTTGACTCCCGGTAGGACCTTTTTTTCGTACCAATAtacgtattttttttgttgagaaatttatatttatatacaactaatatcaaaacaaaccatCACACATTAAGTATAATTTGACCAAATGTGGTTGTAGATTTAAATCTGCTTAGAATTTTTCTTGGTTATGCATAACGTTTATCATAAGAAATTATATAACCTTGTCATATATATTTGCACTTGCATATTGTATTTGATATATTTGAAAATTCAGGCAGTAGTGCAGAGAATGACAATCAATGTGGAATTTTAAACTTTTAGGGCTTGTTTtctcataaattaaatagaaattaGCCCAACAAATAATAATTAGGCCCAATAGGAAGTTAATAGATGAAGCCCATTTAGTCATCTTCTTCCCCAAAATTCCTGGGCGAGGCACACAACAGCCGTCTGTGATCtgtaaaattttcaattaagaGCCGAGACAAATAAGATGGTGCTTACTTACAAAGCATCTCAgatcatttaaaatttaaacaaaatgatGCTCAAATTTATTTGatgttggggtacaaacccatcccacatcggatgagtaggggaagttggaaggtgtatataattcatgtccaaccccaattagtttgaggccttttgggagtgacccaaaaacaaatccgtgcgggcttgacccaaagcagacaatatcaaactaatgttgcagtcgacgatcctaacaagtggtatcagagctcaggtggctatgggttgtgcctggatgagctccggttagggtcgggctctgaaggactcgggttagagtcgggcccaggatgacccaggggccagggctggaacgacccatgttcatgtcgactgcgttcccgatgtggtctcggtttgaggggaggtttgttgggttacaaacctatcccacatcggatgagtgagggaagttggaaggtgtatataattcctgtccaaccccaattagtttaaggccttttgggagtgacccaaaaacaaatccgtgcaggcttgacccaaagcggacaatatcaaactaatgttgcagtcgacgatcctaacaagtggtatcagagcctaggtggctatgggttgtgcctggatgagccccggttagggtcgggccctgaaggactcagagttagagtcgggcccaggatgacccagaggccagggctggaacgacccatgttcatgtcgactgcgttcccgatgtggtctcggtttgaggggaggtttgttggggtacaaacccatcccacatcggatgagtaggggaagttggaaggtgtatataattcctgtccaaccccaattagtttgaggccttttgggagtgacccaaaaataaatccgtgcgggcttgacccaaagcggacaatatcaaactaatgttacagtcgacgatcctaacattTGAAACGTCCAaggattattttattaaaatttgtgcataTCAAATGTTTATATTTCATCTgtctaataaaaataattttttaaaatttcattttgatCCATCCtataaaattagtctatttttatttttgataaatttttcttttttatggaGTGGACCACCTTTTCCATTAAcaataattcaattatttttattttcaatttttcatactttactaattttgtattaaaagttaaaacaagCAGCATAATATATtcaaaatctttttatttttatgggaatgAAGAGAGTACATAttttttgtgaatatatttttattttaccacACCATCATACAAATCAATTgattaaattatcaaaaatttattcatttaccatatttttattatagtaaACAAATATGTAACCAGAATATTATTGATATCAAACatagtaaaataaattaaaataaacccGTAGCATAATAGTTTAAAATCCTAATTTCCCAAACCAGTGTGAGGCCACTTTCTAGTTCACGTGCTGTGATTTTGACAGCCGGAATTTCTGTTCATCAGAGAGTATTTTTGCAAACCTGTAAATAATCACACGAAAAAAAAGATGATttaatatagaaaaaataaagcaaattaaaaatatagtcACTTACTTAATCAAAACGTCCTTATTTGTGCCTCCACCAACAACAGGCTCGGAATTTCCTGTTTGCATATTCACTCTTGAGAAAGGAGAGTGCAACAAGCATTCCCCGATTTCGACTACATCCTTCAGATTCTCCTCCGTCGTCACATCCACCGACGAGCTATCTCTACTTAAATTTTCAGCCTATATACAAGTCCGAGTTGGATGTTATAAATGACGCATAcaacaaagaaacaaaatttctCACTGCTAGTGGTTTGAGccttttatttaattacttaaAATCCGTGCAGACTCAAAATGACTCTTTatatggtggacggagggagtaacataaCAACATTCCTAATAAGAATATATTCGAAATTTCAACTTAAAAATATTGACCTGAATGCGTAGATAGTTTTGCTGAGAAGTGTGAGCCTGAAATATTAGTGATAAAAAATAATCGACCATATCTGTGCTAGCTTGGTTGTAGACATCGATTATTGGTGTAGAATTTGGACGAAAGAGCCAGCTCATCACGCCCCATTCCGACGCCATTTCTGCTGTGTATATCTCCTCCTGCTTCGCGGAGCCCGTGCCCAACGATATCACCAGCAATTTTGCACAATCCAAAGGCTGAATGTGGAAGAAATCTTCCCTTTTGTTCATCACTTCCTTCGCCACTTCTCTCACTGCCACCAAAGTCTGCaagaatatattttatatttcagCCCACAGTTGGTGATCCGATACAATTCTATAAGGTTTTATCTTCGAGGAGATTTATATAGTGGTTCCAGTTCTGTTTTTAGACAGATGTGAACATTGGAATTTTTGTTTGTTGCCTTTGCAAACATGTGGTCGTTATAATTCAAGTGTGTGTACCTACCGGGTTGTTGGCAGCAACGCCGCCGTCGATGAGATTGAAATCCCAACACTGTCCCAAGCCATCGACGTTTGTAAAACTATGGGGCGGAAAATAAGTGGGCGCGGCAGAGGTGGCGATGCATATATCGGACAGTAGCACGTCCTTGTAGTCAAGATTCTTCACCTGCTTCAACAAAATGTTGCATCCACACATAAA
This sequence is a window from Salvia splendens isolate huo1 chromosome 14, SspV2, whole genome shotgun sequence. Protein-coding genes within it:
- the LOC121764061 gene encoding patatin-like protein 3 produces the protein MSKKKHQSPVDGRLITILSIDGGGIRGIIPAKILEFLESELQKLDGEDARIADYFDVIAGTSTGGLMTAMLTAPDANNRPIYAAKDIAPFYVEHGPKIFPQSGLLGSMDVLVGPKYNGKYLQELTREILGQTRLHHTLTNVVVPSFDIKLMQPTIFSSYEVKNLDYKDVLLSDICIATSAAPTYFPPHSFTNVDGLGQCWDFNLIDGGVAANNPTLVAVREVAKEVMNKREDFFHIQPLDCAKLLVISLGTGSAKQEEIYTAEMASEWGVMSWLFRPNSTPIIDVYNQASTDMVDYFLSLIFQAHTSQQNYLRIQAENLSRDSSSVDVTTEENLKDVVEIGECLLHSPFSRVNMQTGNSEPVVGGGTNKDVLIKFAKILSDEQKFRLSKSQHVN